A segment of the Lycium barbarum isolate Lr01 chromosome 7, ASM1917538v2, whole genome shotgun sequence genome:
taaacaacatggaaataccataaaacataccttagatggcgtaggaatgaaccttgagtgcaaacacgccacttgagaaaaaccctagtttcaccttcacttggattccttgtcttggatgaactttaatgagtttcttacacttgatttccttggtttgatgtagttgatcacaaatatcccttgaattcttgttggagaagtgtagagagatgttttagagagaacgggagtgaagggaaaatgaaatgaaatgaaacttgaacccttattaaatacacaattctgtcccgacacatttatacggacacacatacggtccgtacaatttatacggtccgtatgtgtgaccgtataatggttccagtggagtcgcttctctggacaggttatacggccatacctacggtccgtatcttttgtacggtctgtataatggaccgtacaatccacagttttccgaaaatcattttcgtcgactcgtttgatctccaatccttatggaaccttcttgacacttgtttatcacttcattaacaatctaggggacgttataactcttctcaaaagcatcattaagtcgTCGTTAATTCattattcgtaaatcctttccgatacataacgtattcCTTGCcctccttaacaactttcgtctcctacttcacatgtGTTTGAAATCTCATTTGGAATCAttgaacgtcatttcttacttatcaaaacgtcATACAtgtcgcgcccttcgtcagtctattcactatgcatgaacggaaaattttccgaggtgcaacactttcggattttggggttgtaatagttaggacttctgcACTATTATCTATTTATGTCATGTCTAGACAGTTTGGAGATTTTTATTATCATTATATTATTGAATGTGTTAAAATTGACTGATTAGATGATGACTGGTTAAggggattggttcgcccactaggtgaattagtgtgggtgccactcaccgTTATTTAGGTCATGACACGCTGTCGCGGTGACATGACCACTACGGCGGCCACCCCACATTACACTAAGCCGCTATAGCGGCAGCGCCATTGCTACGGCGATACCGCTGCTGCGATACTGGTGCCGCTACCGCAGACATCAGTCACCAGAAAGTTATTGGATTTGATCATTCCCAACCCGAAATCCGACTATCACCTgaggccccacagatacaaaacaaacatgcaaacaCATAAAATAgcgcgctacgaactcacccgtagCCTCGGATTTTCCAACGGGggtctcattgaccaagtcaaccacCAATAGCCCAAAACCAACtctccaacccaagtcccaaaacgcaCTCTAAGGCATTAGGAAATGAACCAAACATACTCGCGCCTCACAAATGACTatctggacctctcggaatcaacggatttccgaaaaaggtcaatttatccaaaagtcaactttgggtcaaacattTTTCGGTTTAAGGCTTATTATCACAAAAACAAATCTAATATTCACCCGATGACCTCGAAAATCGTACCACCCTCCCCCACAAGTCTAATATAAGCTAAAGAAGCTTGGAagagggtcaacaaggttaaaagTACCATAActgccaaacgggtcgttacatcaaataccaattaaacaatcgttcatcctcgagcgacaaggaagcGGAAGGGGGGAAAAGTACCTGAATCagcgaacaactggggatatctctcgcgcatatcagactcggtctcccaagtagcctcctcaataggacgatgcttccattgaaccatcacagaagcaatctccttggacctcaacttctgAACCTGCCTATCCATGATCGCTATCagctcctcctcataggtcatATTCTCATCGAGCAACACCGAATACCATCAGACAATGTAAGTACCATCAAAGTTGTACGTcatcaacatagacacatgaaagactggatgaacacCGGACAGGCCtggtggcaaggccaactcataggCAACGTCACCAACTCTATGgagaatctcaaatgggccaagaTACCTCAAACTCAACTTGCCATAACACCCTTAATGGGTGAGATCTTCAGAAGCATTACTCGCCCACCCCAAACTCTaaatcccgaaccttccggtccgcatacatcttctgtcgactctgagctgctagaaacttttcctgaataagcttcaccctgCCCACGGACTCTCTTAAAAAATCCGTGCCCCACGggcgaacctcaaatgcatcaaaccacccagTAGGAGAACAACACCTCCTACTATACAAAGCCTCGAACGGCCCCATATCAATACTTGAATGGTATCTATAGTTGTACGCAAACTCCGCTAGGGGCAAGAACTAGTCCTAATGACCCCCAAAATCAATGACACATGCGCTCAgtatatcctcgagcacctgaatagtcctttCAGACTaaccatcagtctggggatgaaaagttgtgctgaggtccaactgagtacccaactctgTCTGAAAAGCCTTCTAAATATTTGaagtaaactgggcacctcgatCCGAAACAACGGAGATAGAGACCCCGTACAATCGCACAATATCATGAATATAAAtcctggctaacttctccgcagtgTAAGTAgcctgaactggaatgaaatgagcagacttagtcaatcggtcaacaataacccaaactgaGTCAAACTCGCCCAGGGTCTTCAGAAAACCCACCATAAAATCCATGGCAATCTTCTCCTACTTTCACTagagaatgggcatcctctgaagcatccCACCAGGTCTCTGGTGGTCATACTTGACTTGCTAAGAATTCCCACATCTAGCCACAaaatctgcaatatctcttttcatccTCCCCACCAGTAGTGCTGCCTTAAATCTCGATACATCTTCCTGGCACCCGGATGGATGGAGTACCTTGAACTATGGGCCTCggtcaaaatcaaatgaatcaagtcaccaacacGATGAATGCACACGCGTCCCTTGATCCTCAGAATCCCCTCACTATAAAGAATGGCCTCCTTAGCCTCACCTCTCAGAACCCATGAATCTTACACAACTGGGCATACAAAGACTCGAACGGTGCCACATCAATacttgaatggtagctattgttgtacgcaaactctgccagGGGAAAGAActtgtcccaatgaccaccaaaatcaatgacacatgctctcaacatatcctcgagcacttaaatagtcctctcggactgaccatcagtctggggatgaaacgTTGTACTCAGGTCCAACTGGGTACCCAACTCTATCTGAAAAGCCTTCCAAAAAAATGGAAGTAAAGTGGGGACCTCGATCCGAAACAATGGAAATAGGGACCCCGTGCAATCGCACAATAATAACCCACACAGAATCAAACTTGGTCAGGGTCTCTGAAGGACCCAAAACGAAATTCATGGAAATCCTCACATACTTCCACtagggaatgggcatcctctaagcACACCACCAGGTCTCTGGTTCTTATACTTCACATGCTGACAATTCCTACACTTAGACACAAAATTTGTAATGTctctcttcatcctaccccaccagTAATGTTGTCTCAAATCATGACACATCTTCGTGGCACCCGGATGAATAAAGTACCTCTAACTCTGGGCCTCGGTCAAGATCAAATGAATCAAATAACCAACTGGAGGAACACACACGCGTCCCTTGATCCTCAGGATCCCCTCACTATCTAGAATGGCCTCCTCGGCCTCACCCCTCAGAACCTAATCTTAAATTATACACAACTGCGCATCCTCAAATTGATGAGTCTTAATCTGCTCTAATAGGGACGATCTCACCTCAACACAAGCTAAGACTCTACTTAGAACTGAAATATCAAGACAAATGAaattgttggccagagtctgaacctccatggccaatggATGCTCGGAAATAACCAAAcaggctaaactccccatactcttggccttgcgactcaaggcatcagcaacaacattagctttccttGGATGATAaataatagagatgtcatagtccttcaggagctccatccatcttCGCTGCCCAGAATTAAGATCTCtatgggtaaacacatgctgaaggctatagtggttggtgaaaacctcacaatggacaccatacaagtaatgcctctggATCATCAATGCAAAGACTACAACtagcaactccaaatcatgggtagggtagttcctctcatggatcttcaactgacgggaagcataggctatgacactACCCTCCTGCATTAAGACAGCACCTAAACCCACgtgggatgcatcacaatagactgaGAAATTCATACCTCCACGGGTAATACTAGAATCGGGGCTGAAATCAAaaaggtcttgagcttttgaaagatctcctcacaatcatcggaccattggaagggaacatacttctgagtcaatctggtcaatgaAGAAGGAATAGAAGCGAAACCTTTCACAAATCGACAGTAATAGCTGGCTAATCCCACGAAGCTACGGATCTCGGTCACAGTAGTGGATCTCGCCAAATCTCTATTGGCCTCAATATTCTTGCGATTGATCATGATCCCGTCCTTAGACACAatgtggcccaagaatgccatggGCTCAAGCCAAAACTtgcacttagaaaacttggcataaagccTCTTCTCcctcaacaacccaagaacaatcctcaaataGTGCTCATGCTCCTCCTCTTTACTCTTGGAATAAACAatgatatcatcaatgaatacaatcataaaggaatcaagatatggcttgaaaatgccattcatcaaagtcataaatgcatcTAGGGCATTCTTACGCCCAAATGAGATCACAAGGAGCCCGTAGTGTCCATAACGAGTCCGGAAGGCCATCTTCGGAACATCCTCGGCCCGAATCTtcagctgatggtagcctgacctcaaatcaatctttggaAATATCGAAGCACCGTGGAGCtagtcgaacaagtcatcaatacaaggaatgggatacttgttacgaatagtgaccttattcaactgacgataatcaatgcacatcctcatagtactgtccttcttcttcacaaataaaacAAGAACGCCCTAAGGAGAAACACTcgatctaataaaccccttactccacaaatcttgcaactgctcctttAGCTCTCTCAACTCAGCGGGCGCCATCcaataaggaggaatggaaataggacgTGTGCCCGAATCCAAAtagatacagaaatcaatgtcactgTCGAGCGGGATACCCAACAAATCAGAAGGGAAGACCTCTGCAAACTCACTCACAATAGGCACAGACTCAAGGGGCAGAGAATCAACACTAGTATCGCGAAGATAGGCtaaataagccaaacaccccttgGCCACTAACTTCTTCGCACGGACAAAGAAAATGATATTCTTCGGAACAGGACTCATAGTACCCCTCCACTCTAATCAAGGAATACCAGGCATAGCTAAAGTGATTGTCTTAGCGTGACAATCCAAGATCGCATGGTAGGAAGATAACCAGGTCATACCCAAAGTAATGTTaaaatctaccatatccaatATCGTTAAGTTTGCCTACTTATCATACCGCATGAAAGTAATTAAACAAGACCGAAAGACTCGATCAACAATAAGAAAATCTTCGACCGGAGTCGATACACAGATAGGCACACCAATACAATCACCACACAAATCCAATCAACAGCATGATAGACAGACATATAGAAAAAAGTAGACCTCGGATCAAATAATACCGAAATAGGTCGATATCGAAAAGGAAGATTACCTGAGATGACAGCATCAGAGGCCTCCGCCTCAGGCCTACTCTGAAAGGAATAGCAAAGACTGCCACCATGGCCACCTCTAGAAGCCTGCGGACTACCTGTACCTGACTGGTGTCCACCTTTGGTCTGATAAGAGCCATCGCGGCCCGATTGAGCATCGCCTCTAATTGATGAGCCACCTCTGCCACAAGAAGGTACAGGAAGCCTCAGAGTATAGAACTTAGAACCTGCTAGGACCCACTATGCACTGACctgggacaatctctcataaggtgACTGGGGTCGCCGCACACATAGCATGCTCTAAGAGCTGGAAGTTGATGCATGGAAACTGATGAACTAGAGGGATCAGTATAGTCTACTTTACGGGAGTAAGATCCACCATAAGACTGCCTAGCTCCATAGTCACTGGGTATAGTAGGACCACTCGAACAAGCCTGTAGTACTGACTGGACAGGGCGGCTGAGGGCTGACTAATAGGGCCTGAATGACTGTCCCCCCACCCCTGTAAGTGGATCCACTAAAAATACCATAATGACGTGTCTTATTCTCACTAACCTCTCCCAAAGATCGAGCCTTAGCAGACTCGACACCCACAGCATTATCAACAATAGCCTAGAAACAAAACCCCATGGTCACTAAATGAAGACAAGTAATATGAATCGGATACACAAGTCTATTCATAAATCTATGGACTCTCTCCTCTTCTGAGAGAATTATCTGGGCAGCATATCGGGCTAAGAATATATATCTGGCCTCATACTCAGAAACAGACAACCCACGTTGTCGCAAATGGAGAAACTCATCCCTGTGCGCATCCCTCAAAGTACGCAGCACGTACTTTTTGGAGAAGGCCTGATGGAACTGAGTCCAAGAAAGAGGGGGCGCACCCACTAGCCTTCTATCAATGAATGCTCTCCACCAAGTCTTTGCATCGTCGTGAAACTGGACTGATACGTAGTCCACGCCATGAGTCTCAACTATACCCATCTGTCACAGACGCTCATGCATCTACACAAGGAACCCATAAGCATCCTCGGTATGTAAGCCAAAGAACTTGGGCAGCTTCATCTTCAGAAACCTCTCAACTAGATCCTGATCATCGACAGTCATAGTCTGCACAGCAACAAACCTAGGAGCACCCTCAAGAATCTGAACAACACCAATAAGCGGGGCTATGGCTGCAGCAAGATGCATACCCGTGGTCTGTCCCTATTCGTGAGTCTACACCCCCACTCGAGTATGAGAACCGCCACTTGGAGTAGTGGCACCCCCTACAGCATGTTGGTCGTCCAGATGAAGAAGTACCCGAGATATGATATCCTGAAACATGAGGTTAGACACCGTATCGGGATGAGTCTGAGCTGATGTTGTACCACCCCTGACAGCCAGTGCTGCCTTCGGCTGCTACTCTGGAGAGGCTGAGTATGCTTGCCTCTGTCCGGCTACAGGGGCTCCACCCATAGCTGGAGCAGCCCCACGGCCCCTGGCTCGACCGCGGCCTCTCGCTGCCCCTCGCCCTCTAGTGCCTACCCCAGGAGCGGGCTTTGGTACCTCATCGCTCGCcatcgtagctcgagtcctcaccatatgTGAGAGAACAGAATttgaatcagataccaatttgcaAATTTCAGATACCAATTACAATAAAGTggcatgaaagaatgaaagaagggaaatttCCTAAAGTCctgtagcctctcgcagataagtacggagcttttcgtaccgatccgcaagactctactagacttgCTCTTCTACTTATAGATCAggtaacctagtgctctgataccaacatGTCATGCCCCAACTCGAGAAATGTGAGGGCACCTACcattttcccacctcggtaggcgaactcgTCCCTTAACCAACATCCAAAATAATTAATGAAATCAACTCCCAACCATAATATAATAATTCTGACATAAAAGTAATAATAAGTGCGGAATAATACATGCCTAATAATTCTGGTCTAAGCCGCATAAGAGTTACTACATAGAAGAAAGTCTGAACACAGTCTCATAGATAAATATTGTCTCAAGGATAGAAATAAGACAATTAATGAAAGAGTAGCCATCCGGGCTGAAGATTCTCCATGAGCTCACCCTGGATGTTAATGAATCAGACCTCGGGATCAGTCACGAGGGGTGGATGTCTCCGCAACagcgtactctgcactcataaaaagaGTACAGAAAGGTAGCATCTATACAAAACATGGTACtaagtaagcatcataggtcgacaacaGTTAGATCACGTATACAACCAAGAAAATGgaaagataatcatgctcacaGATAGAAACAAGTCAACAAGACCAAATAGTACAATCAATTACCAAACGATGTCTCAAATATTTCACGAATCCAAACATAATCCAATAATCACCTAATAACTCAATTATCACCGAAGATCAATATCAATCCAAATGACAATAAGAAAATATAATGTGTATGCAaatggaatgcaatgcaatgcaatgatacacatgCTCCGGGGGGATGATGTCCACCTCtaaacagtcatgacccatgggggaccgctaagtccatgtaccgtcattccgtatcacacagcctagaatgacTCCTCTATCCAATATCATTGCTAACCACTCTgtatcacacaacatagagaTGGCTATAGAAACATAGTAAAGTCgcatgaatcatacttacctctgtcatcaccatcttccaatatcaagatcaagacAGATATATCATGGATATGAGAAAGATTTTCTGGTATGCTCAAAGGAGAAACTGGTTTGGGTGTGGAAGCATTTGTTAGATGCCTCACTCTTGGGCCTACCTGCTTTTTCGCTTTTTTGGTTTAGGGTGGGGAGCGGATTTGCAGATCTTTTTGGATCCTATCTGCCAAATCTTTAGGATTGTAGCCCATACGAGGCCCGTTTCTACTAGGGTATTCCACATTGGGTCTAGAGGCCTCGGGTGAAGGAAATGAATTGGGTCCATTAATGATGTGGTCAATTTTCCTTTTACCTTGGGCCTTTTCTTTCCCTTTACTCGATGATGGTTCCTCATCCGGGGAAGGTTCCGACAAGGCTTTCACCTGAAATTTAAAATGATGGGTTTTAGAGAACTTACCTATAGTGGCATTGTAAGCTTTTACCTGGGTTGATATGGCCGATTTCCCTATGCTTTTCCTTCTTTTCCTTTGCCGTTCATATGTACTGGCTTTTTTTTCTTAGGGAAAGTTACTGTTTTTCATTCTCCACTTTCCGGTGGGTCGATTTTCTGGATTTCCTTTGCAAGCTTATCGATTTTGGAATTTCAGTTGCAAAGGTGCATTTTTGTGCCGTGTGACCAATTCTTCCACAACCCTTACACATGATTCCTTCACCCTCATAAATCACCGCTTGTTTGTGACTTCCAATGGTAACTGTTTGTGTTACCGGTATGTGCAGTGGGATTTGTACACATACTGTAGCATATTATCCCCTTAGCGTGGACGATGTGCATGAGTCAATTTTGAGTAACTTCCCAATTTTTCTACCTACTCTCTCCAAGATTTTCCTATCATAGAATTTCGTAGGTAGTTGGAGCAGTCTAAGACAGATTGTTGTATAGGAGATGTTTGTTTCCTTGGGGATGAAATTTTGCTCCCATTTCCACACAGAGAGAGGAAATTTCCTGACAcaaattgttgacacctaatttttaaccTCTCCTAATTTTTTCTAATTACTCAGAGCCCttagataataaataaaataatatgtGCGCCTTAAAAGGTCTAAATAGATTTTATAAAATTGTTCAGGTTTGTGTTTTACTCTTTTAAATCGATAAAAAGATTTTAATTGATATTTCATgacatttatggaatattttatttgaattaatcaaaagcaaaaaaaaattgaataattacTTACTTAATTGTTGAATCAAGGATAAATTAGATTAATAAAtaatttattctatttttatCCAAGGTATTTgaataattaaaagaattgaccattttacccctcggCCTTTATTTTCTGTGTGTTTGCATAATTGTTTAATATTTAATTGGAGGGTTCATTTTGCAAATTGGTTTGATTATATAattattttacataaatgaccGCATTTGAAttgaccaattcatggtttaaggtgattggggtcatttttgcaaatttaGCCTCCTAGTGGATTTAATTGAGATGACCAAATCCATTGGCATAATTACAACAATCATTTAGTTTTAAAGCCAATTGAGGCCATAACTGCAAAAAATAGATTTAATAgtcgtgttttaaattaattacgTCCTAAATCGATCATGCTTAAAATATCATGGTTAATAATTGATATTTTTAGCTTGGACCATTTATTGGACTGCCTATTTGGCcccttcatacatatatatacactatgtatatgtatatgtatacattgtgtgtgtgtatatatatgtcaaaaagGGCCTCCCCCCTTATCCTTTTATCTGGCCGAGCTCAGGCCCAATTGCCCAGACTCGGCCCAAGCACCAAAGATATAATACTCCCTCCTCAATTAAATCAGACCCCAAAGGGGTCATTATCCTTCTCAAGCGGCTAGGGTTTTCGTATAACCCTAGCACCGCCCTACCCCCTCTCCACCTCTGCTTTTGTCCCATCGCCGATTATAGGGTGGTGCAGGCGTGTAAGACACGGTAGTGGCAAAGATAGGACAACGCATTTATTGCTTCATTTTTTTTCACGCTTTCTCCGTTAAATCTCTACAAACGCTCCCTTAAAGGTACGATCTTTgccattttctttgttttctttaaCTTGCAAGTGGTCTGAGGGGTATTAGGCTAAAAAAGAGTCGTTGATTACCACCTCCTCTCGATGTGTCCGTTcaaagttgatttcaagtggtacTTGTGGAAAACtcacaagtcccacatcggtgAAAGAGTCTTTTAGCATTTTTTGGGGGGTTCTACCCATATTTAGAAAGACAAAAGAGGGAACTATAGATTTGAatctaaaaaaaaatcaagactTAAGTTTATTCAATATAATTTTTAGGCTTAAACTCGAAGTTAAAATCTCACAGtctaaaaaatttattttttgcttTGTGTCTTTGGTTGGTGTTCTGTGGTTTGAGTTGGAGAAATTGGAAGCACAAAAAGGTTTCCAAGTCCATTCTTGCACACGGCTACACG
Coding sequences within it:
- the LOC132601584 gene encoding uncharacterized protein LOC132601584: MGIVETHGVDYVSVQFHDDAKTWWRAFIDRRLVGAPPLSWTQFHQAFSKKYVLRTLRDAHRDEFLHLRQRGLSVSEYEARYIFLARYAAQIILSEEERAIVDNAVGVESAKARSLGESVLQACSSGPTIPSDYGARQSYGGSYSRKVDYTDPSSSSVSMHQLPALRACYVCGDPSHLMRDCPRGGSSIRGDAQSGRDGSYQTKGGHQSGTGSPQASRGGHGGSLCYSFQSRPEAEASDAVISEWRGTMSPVPKNIIFFVRAKKLVAKGCLAYLAYLRDTSVDSLPLESVPIVSEFAEVFPSDLLGIPLDSDIDFCIYLDSGTRPISIPPYWMAPAELRELKEQLQDLWSKGFIRSSVSP